From the genome of Cuculus canorus isolate bCucCan1 chromosome 13, bCucCan1.pri, whole genome shotgun sequence:
CCACCCATTTCAGTTACTGagttttccctcctcttcccttgaGATGACTATTTCTGCTCCAGCCAGACCGCAGTGTACGAAGAATGGCGATAACTGAAAACTGTTACTGTTCAGCATGTAAAGGACTGAGTGTCCCTTTATTTGGTAGGGGGTTTTGAGGTGctggtttgcttttatttttttttaaaacacagcagtatTGCTCACATTTCAATCAAGCTTGGGCTCTGAGAATTACTTTTAAAGCTGTAAACTATGCCTTTGAACAGTGAGTGGGAAGTAGAAGTCTCTAAatctgggggtttgttgtttttgggtttttttaaactggcTCAGTTAGAAGATCAAGTCCTGTTCTCCCTGAGAAACACAACAGCCACTCTCAGAGCAGGAGGGGTGGACTGGTTCACACCCTCACTACCAGAGTTGTGGCAGGACCATAAAGATCTATCACATCTAGATTGATGATGACTGATTCATATCTAGATTAACACTCATGCAGCTACAGGTTTTGGTATTTAACAACGTTATTTATTAACAAGCAAAAACCCCCTTACCTCTTTGATTTGGCTTTGAAATTTGTAGTGCAATCAGAGGTAAGGACACGTAATGGCCGCAGCCACATTTCCAGAAGAGTGAGCAGACCTAAAAAAAGAACTCATTATTGGTTTTGGAATTCTACTTTCCTTTCCTGCCAAGatttttttaggtttcttttaGGCACATTAAGCACTGATACATTACTTAAATTGCATTTCTCTGAAGAGAGTTTGAAGGTATGAAAATACATGCCATTGGGTACAAGTACACACACTGGAGTTACAGGTATAGTTTGGAAATTTATACCAATCACATGGATTCAGAACTGTGCACCCTTCAGTGAGTGAGAGATAAAACTACATCCCCTCATCAGCTAGAGGTGCTTTTTAGTTCAGAGTTCGCATCACTACAGTGCATCCAATTTGGGTTACAGAAGACATCTTTATAGGATGTATTCCTATTGGCCTCAAACCTCAGCTACTTCACCTGAAAAGAGTTTTATTCAGCATTCACCAGTTCAGGCGAGTTAAATAAGCTGTCAAAGGTCAGTCCTTACCTGGAAAGAGGCCTAAGTTTGCTATTTAAACCAGAAGCCAATGAAACCAATGACTTTGTTTGGAAacctgaaaatgtaaatgtaagaCTGCAATTAAAGGAAGTgatgttttaaggaaaatgacAGATATTTCCAGGGAACAAGACTAttgaaaaagaacagttaaGCCCCACAGAGCTGCCTTTTATATAGTTTCTACCCATACATGAAATGGCAAATACGCAATCTAAACCCAGAGTTTCATAATGCCAAAAAGTATTTGCTCATGCTGACATTCTGTACAACCAACCACCTTTATAGTATCCACCCTTCCAACTTGTAAGCCCTCTTATAATTAATGCCTGTAACTCTGCATATAAGCTTTTGTCTTTGTTGTTATTCTGCTACATACTTCAGCATATGGCTGAGGCAGTGCATTGCAGTGGTGGTAAAATTAATACACCTGCGTTATTTGGTTTAGAGATCAAGGTGAACAAGAAGGTACAAGTCATTCAAATATAGCAAAGTGTGCATTAAAACATGAAGCTgcgttgggtttttttttttcaaaaaggtTTTAAACAGAGCATGGTTCCTCAAAACCATGGAGACTTAATGGCAAATCAAGATACAATGACTATGCCAGTATTTGCAAGTCTGCGTGAATGAGTTACCGGTAGTGCAGACACCatatttcattatgaaattaACTTAATACACAGTTTAGCTTTGCTTAGCTTGTAGCACGTTGAATTTAAAAGAACtgagttttcaaaagaacaGGCCACTGGCCTGCCCTGTCATGGATCTTAGTGGGGTTCCCAGCAGGTCAGTACAAGATTAAGCCTTGTGTTGTTTGCTCAGAATACACTTActtttttagatattttctttgcagaaatatcCTTGACATCTTCGTATTCAACAATTGTAGTTACCTTAACTAGAAATACAttagaaagacaaggaaaataaaaatctcgCAAAGACCACCAACGCCCACTTTAGACTTGCTGGTTTGAAGCCTATTTGCCCATGGACAGCTGTGTAGCAGTTCTGCTGACTGACAGCCATTCACCTGGAGCGGACTCCAACGCAAACCCTGTGTTTGCCTTCAGCTCTGTGGCACACCGTCCCTTAAAGGCCACTAGATAAGCCCTCAGCCTCCAGACAAAACAACTGCATCTCAGCAGTAGTGTCACTCCTATTGCATAGTTGGAGTACGAAGAGAACTGGTATTTTCCTCACAAACCTCGATGGGCAGAAGGTTTTGAAAGAGGAATCTATGAGAAAAACAGGGGTGATTTTCCTAACACTTCTGCTACACTGTAAAGCACTGACAAATCACTTGAATCTGTCTCTTCTCaccattttctgtgaaaaccCCAAAAGGCAGGAACTATTATCTCGTGTTTTTAAAGTACCTCAACAGTAGCATAGTTCATGATCTTCCACACTGAATGCCAAGTCAGACCTGGATGTTACCCTCCTACTGATACACTGTTCCCTCTTGATTCCTTCAGGCTTAACACTGACATTACAAACACTCATTTCaaaccaataaaaaaagaaagtttaagCATCAAGCTCTATATTGATGGACAGACTtgcctttttttgctgttattccTCACCAGTTTCGGAGTTGGTGTGTCTTCTAGAGAGCAGTCAGtctaaaacaaaatgtttatcCAACAAGTGGGAGTGAACGAATAGTGCACAGTAAATGCACATTATCCTACAAAAGGCAGTGAACTAAAAGGGCATAAAAGAAAGTGACAGAAGTGGGATTGGCTAAAcaccagtttatttttttcagaaacacctGGATTTCTGCCCACGGATGGCTTTAAAGCTTTAGGGTCATAACTGCACCATGGATGGCTGTCTAGCCTTTTCATACCatcttctgtttaaaacagaCTGCCAAACAAAGCTATTTGTCTGAAGTGTTTACAGTAGGGAGAGAATTATTCTATGCAGGAAGCTGTGATAAAATTTGATAAAACACACACTtaccactgcagcagcagcaagagccaCTTCCTCCCCTCCTTGTAAATCTGTAACTCAGAAAGCATAACTTGTTTATAAACCACTACTTGCATAATTATTATCTGCAGGTTCTTATGGGCTATGAAGCTTAACAAGTACAGGATTACAGCTGCCTAAGCAGCTAACCTTAGCTTGCGTGTATGTTGCATTTGGACAAGGTTCAAGTCATAGGACAGTCACTCCTACAAAACCACGTGAACATTTTGGGTATTTCAGGACGTTTACTCTTTGAAAGGGTACTAATAACCTcaattcaaagaagaaagaaccCTATGCACTGTGCTGCCAAAAGCTAATGCTTTTAGGCAGAAGTTTAAGACAGACGCTGAAATACACACTCAGGAGAGGCTTACAGTAAGCCCAAGTTCTAGAGCCCTAGGTTTAATCTTTGTGTGGCCCCTGCCATTTCCGGCTGAAAAGAGGACTCCAAAAACATCAGCTTGCACCAGAACACACATTTGGTGCTGACTGTACACCACAGTGTAAACTGCGTAAAAGCAGTTGTGTAGACGTGAGGTTGAAATTGAACTCATTCATGCATCACGACAGGTAAATGACTAGACTAGAACGGCTCAGTAGTAAAAGGcttcaaaacaataaaaagacaaaCCGATTTCTGCGGTGAGAACAGATTCAGATGGAAAGAAGTGCTTAAATTTTCATGCACGGAAAACACCAGACCTGTGATAACTCTTTGTCTGTCCAGGCTTTAAGGGAGCCAGGAGCCCCGGAAGACTCAGACTCTGCACGCCGCTACGGCCCCGCTGCCCCGGGCCCACGCCGCCCCGCAGCCGCTCGTACCAAGCAGGGCTTTCCTTCGCATCCTCCTGACGGCCGCCGGCACCCGCAGCAGCTCCACGGCCAGCGCCTTCTCCGCCGTCTGCAGCACCGACTCCAGTTCCTTCCTCATCTCCCGGACGCTCTCTCGGGCTGCGGGACGCAACGCAGCTGCCGCCTCGGGCGGGACAGGGGCCTGCGGTCACcgaggggacacgggggaagggctctgggggggggctctggggacatCAGGGGGAACACGGGGGGGTACGCGGGGAGGGGTCTCTGGTGACATTAGGGGTCACGGGGGACACCggagggggctttggggacacaggggggcACCGGGGGACACCGGGGTTGTCTGGGGACTCGGGGTTGTCTGGGTACCACGTTGGGCTCCCTCAGATCTCACCGTACCCTGCTGGTCGAAGTCGCTGAGGAAGAGCGCGAGGCGTCGGTCCTTCTTCTCCTGGGAGCGCGCAGCGCGGCCTGGCTCCACACCTGAGTCGGCGCTGCCCCGACGGCCTGACGGCTCTCGTGGGGCCATGGCGGCACCGGCGGTACCCGCAGCCGGGCGGTGCCTCGCGGGTGGGCGGGCGGTGCCTCACGGGTGAGGGGGCGGGACCCCGGGCGGGCGGTGCCTCGCGGGTGGGCGGGCGGTGCCTCACGGGTGAGGGGGCGGGACCCCGGGCGGGCGGTGCCTCGCGGGTGGGCGGGCGGTGCCTCACGGGTGAGGGGGCGGGACCCCGGGCGGGCGGTGCCTCGCGGGGCGGGCGCGCTCCTCGCAGGGGCAGGGCGGTCCCGTGGGGTCCCTCCACGGCGCGCGCGCCACCGGGGGGCCGTCTCAGCCGAGAAGGGACCCGCGGGGTGTGGGGCCGACGCGccctcagcccctgctccaCCGCCCCGCGGCTCAGAAAATGCACAACCCTTACTTTGTTAACGTGTGCTTTATTATTTGGAAGTCTCGTACATCTGAAGTACCGTTATAAGGAGCACCTGTAGGAAAATCAAACCTAGAAGCATGCGTTTGGAAGTAAAGATTGTCTGTTATTAATGAAGTAGTTcaaagacactgaaaataagCCTCTGTTTGTAGCTTTACGGGACTGCTGGACAAAAATGCACACTGACCTTATCACAGTACATACAAATACTGTGGATGGACAATAGAAATCACCACACTTCCGTATGAGAtggattaaaaacaaactgTTAACCCTTATCGTGTCAGAAACATAAAAGGCACCACAATTGAATGTTTACAAAAATCTCAGTTTACGCCattatattttgatttaaaagtgTAAGAATTGCCATCCcgacttaaaagaaaaagccttaaCACCTGTACTTTATCATTAGAAACTTGTAAACCTTAAGGTTTTTCTATAAGTATCAGGTTCAAATGCAAGGCAAATATAAAATCTGTCAACTTAGTAGATTACAAATACGATCCCATGAAAAAGCTGTagttacaaaaatataaaaaaatattctaactCCCATTATTAGGTCTTAGCTTCGATCTACACTGGGTTACAAGTCCAAAGCCAGATCTGGCTTGGACACATCCCTAGAACAGGAAAGTGCTGTTTGTCTGATTTTTAACATCAATATTTTGACCTCTTCCTaacattttgctttctagaATTGTTTTATTAGTGCACATTAAGGATGCCAAGTGGACAGTGCTAGCAGCTAAAAGGTTGTATTTATCTATGGATGGTAGCAGTGTGAGTACTGTCAGTCTGCCATCCTCTCAGAAGTCCCTTTCTCCACAGGTAAAAGTATAGATTTGTTTTCCCCAGGCCCTCAATAACTTGGTGTAGCAGCGTGCCATGTTCATTTGTTCATTTGTGAACCTGTGACCACTGGCAGGTGACTGGGAAGTACAAAGTTCTTCTTTCCAGACGTCAGTAAGGAACTCTAAGACACACCAACTGCTAATGCCGTCACAGACTCGTAGCTGCTGTTCAAGGACAGCCACTGGCGACTTCTCTAGTCTTCCACACATAATAGGTTGGCACATGCTTTATCCATGTGGTGATTCTCTAGCCCTTGGCTTTAGTAACCTGGATCAGCATAAGATGTTGAACCAGCTACAAAGGCAGCCTAATAAAGTGCTAACAGACATTAAAATGGGTTTACTTCTAAACATtaacttaaaattaattactaGATTAAATGAGATGATACTCTAAATGAATAACTTCATAAAACACTGAGCCTAAGCCTGACAAACGCTAATGCTTTCATGGCTGAATATTGGAAGCTCTGCTCTTTCAGTCCCTTCTTGGAGCTAGGAGAAGGTTCCAGTTTCTAGCCCTGGAGAAACTGAAGCTTTCTCTGTGCAGGTAAACTAGCACAGATTAGTAGAGTAATAGAACTGTACCCCAAGATAGCGACCTCCTTTACTTGGGCTTTAATAAGCACTCAGGACCGCTCAGTCTGCGCTATGGCTGTGGAAGATTGAGGAGTGAGCTGCGCTACTGTTATCTTTATGCTTGGTGCAAGGACATTTTCCTCTAAACACCTTTTCCCTCATTAGAAACCACTCCCATCGTCTCTCCTGATAACAGCATGGTTTAGCCCTCACCAGCACAGCCTGGATTTCAGTCAGCTAACGGGTCTCTGGTCACATTCCAAACAAATGCTGTCTGTAGATAAAGCCATTGTGAAATAGTGTTGTGTTTTACCCTCCTCGAAAGGACTGACACTACTGATCTGCTTTGAGATAGCAACCTGCTGTGTTCCATATGCATAAAAGATGTGAGTTAACACGAGCCCCATAGAGCTGTTACAAGAGGAAGCGTTCAATGCCCTTGTCTTACATGGGGATGTGTTGAATAGCATAAGGATAAGAAAGCTAGTATTCCTCATTGTCTTTCAGTTTCATAAACCAGGGTTCGAGCAGACACCTGACTGGAACTGTGTGTTTCACTCGGATTGTGCCGTGATGGCAGGACATCTTCTTAACAGAAGTTCAGTGGTATCCACATTCATCTGccaaaaggtttttttttttaaaataagcacgCTGTACCTACATGCTAAATCAGATTTGGAGAACACTTCAtacacaacaacaaaaattaaatcaaacacTACCTAGAATGTAGGAGATTGAATTTTTTGTCTAGTAGAATTTTAAGATGGGAAACACATTCCTAGCTAAACAATCGCTCTTGGCATTCCTGTTGTAACCCACACAACAGCAGTAATTTTAACTCCCTTCTGCAATCTATTGAGTCAAAAGTTCACAAATGT
Proteins encoded in this window:
- the LOC104055846 gene encoding LOW QUALITY PROTEIN: borealin-2 (The sequence of the model RefSeq protein was modified relative to this genomic sequence to represent the inferred CDS: deleted 4 bases in 4 codons; substituted 2 bases at 2 genomic stop codons) — protein: MAPREPSGRRGSADSGVEPGRAARSQEKKDRRLALFLSDFDQQARESVREMRKELESVLQTAEKALAVELLRVPAAVRRMRRKALLDLQGGEEVALAAAATDCSLEDTPTPKLVRNNSKKRQVTTIVEYEDVKDISAKKISKKVSFQTKSLVSLASGLNSKLRPLSRSAHSSGNVAAAITCPTSDCTTNFKAKSKRXGAPGLQQTDSRTTPASRRAQGMLLRSKIHIPRXTRLFVNIPLADGQTLCAAGGDLHNIDVQLLHQDTVQHIHNLVSELTVLCGKAAAKPS